Proteins found in one Nocardia brasiliensis ATCC 700358 genomic segment:
- the yidD gene encoding membrane protein insertion efficiency factor YidD: MSRTATIGRLPANALIFLIELYRTYVSPTRMPVCRFTPTCSEYAVTALRTRGLFIGLGLAAVRLAKCAPWHPGGWDPVPERKRSTVRTAPGTEAATDPASQETDLQTGPVSEPNAWKGSPRAVIGDTNDGSA; the protein is encoded by the coding sequence ATGAGCCGCACCGCCACGATCGGCCGGCTACCGGCGAACGCGCTGATCTTCCTGATCGAGTTGTATCGGACCTACGTCTCCCCCACCCGCATGCCGGTGTGCCGTTTCACCCCGACCTGCAGCGAGTACGCGGTCACCGCGTTACGGACGCGCGGGCTGTTCATCGGCCTCGGATTGGCGGCCGTGCGACTGGCCAAATGTGCGCCCTGGCACCCTGGTGGGTGGGACCCGGTTCCGGAGCGGAAGCGAAGCACCGTTCGCACCGCACCAGGAACCGAGGCAGCCACCGATCCGGCGTCGCAGGAAACCGACCTGCAGACCGGCCCGGTGTCGGAGCCGAACGCTTGGAAAGGATCACCGCGCGCGGTGATCGGCGATACGAACGACGGGAGTGCATAG